The following are encoded together in the Halococcus salifodinae DSM 8989 genome:
- a CDS encoding DUF2182 domain-containing protein, protein MSVSTEIADRVKNGVGQFEIDFDRTTTTVVAMIGLDVLWWVMLYNGNVPMPGMTWLMEQAIPMATPGAMELGVFHVGTLGAIVGYVSMWGVMMWAMMHPAMLRFTREYAAAYQGSAVGATTAVTAFLASYHLVWALSGVIPLGFHAILPGGIYGFTQAHTHLVIGGVLVLTGLYQLSSFKRCRLRACCARIDPHSQGVMVALKKGFDHGISCVLICLGPFFLLMPFFGEMNFFWMVALTGLATIERLPDWGRELAIATGIVALLAGVGVLVLQPDLPIAFTMSM, encoded by the coding sequence ATGAGTGTCAGTACCGAAATCGCGGACAGGGTGAAGAACGGCGTCGGCCAGTTCGAGATCGATTTCGACCGCACGACCACGACCGTGGTCGCCATGATCGGCCTCGACGTGCTCTGGTGGGTCATGCTGTACAACGGGAACGTCCCGATGCCGGGGATGACGTGGCTGATGGAGCAGGCCATCCCGATGGCTACGCCGGGGGCGATGGAACTCGGTGTTTTCCACGTCGGAACGCTCGGTGCGATCGTGGGGTACGTCTCGATGTGGGGCGTGATGATGTGGGCGATGATGCACCCCGCAATGCTCCGATTCACTCGGGAGTACGCCGCTGCGTACCAGGGGTCAGCGGTCGGGGCGACGACGGCGGTGACGGCGTTTCTCGCGAGCTATCACCTCGTCTGGGCGCTCTCCGGCGTGATCCCGCTCGGGTTCCACGCGATACTGCCGGGTGGGATCTACGGGTTCACGCAAGCACACACCCACCTCGTCATCGGCGGCGTGCTCGTGCTCACCGGTCTGTACCAGCTCTCGTCGTTCAAGCGGTGTCGACTTCGGGCGTGCTGTGCGCGTATCGACCCGCACAGTCAGGGCGTCATGGTGGCGTTGAAGAAGGGGTTCGATCACGGGATCAGCTGCGTGTTGATCTGTCTCGGCCCCTTCTTCCTGCTCATGCCGTTTTTCGGCGAGATGAACTTCTTCTGGATGGTCGCACTCACCGGCCTTGCCACCATCGAACGCCTGCCCGACTGGGGACGTGAGCTGGCGATCGCGACGGGGATCGTCGCCTTGCTGGCCGGAGTGGGTGTGCTTGTCCTCCAGCCGGATCTTCCGATCGCGTTCACCATGTCGATGTGA
- a CDS encoding nascent polypeptide-associated complex protein has product MFGGGGGMNPRKLNQMMEQMGIDIEELDAEEIVIRTGDEELVFDQPDVQRMDAQGQATYTITGEPETRPAGGGEEATPLGAGDDGGSSGDGDENGGDVIPEEDVGIVSQRTGASEDDAREALEATDGDLAAAVSRLE; this is encoded by the coding sequence ATGTTCGGAGGAGGCGGCGGGATGAACCCGCGCAAGCTGAATCAGATGATGGAACAGATGGGCATCGATATCGAGGAGCTCGATGCCGAAGAGATCGTGATCCGCACCGGCGACGAGGAGCTCGTCTTCGACCAGCCCGACGTCCAGCGAATGGACGCCCAGGGCCAGGCGACCTACACCATCACCGGTGAGCCCGAAACGCGGCCGGCTGGCGGTGGCGAAGAGGCGACGCCGCTCGGAGCCGGCGACGACGGCGGGAGCAGCGGCGATGGCGACGAGAACGGTGGCGACGTGATCCCCGAGGAAGACGTCGGGATCGTGTCCCAGCGTACCGGCGCGAGCGAGGACGACGCGCGCGAGGCACTCGAAGCGACTGACGGTGACCTCGCGGCCGCCGTCTCGCGGCTGGAGTGA
- a CDS encoding methyltransferase domain-containing protein: protein MTAVLLVTDDREYLREPGETLETDLGVLDVPDDVEPGEALETHLGTEFRVRELRGPDLFNHFDRTGAPMMPRDIGLIAGHTGVATGDCVLDAGTGTGVLAAYLARAGASVVTYEQDPEFADVARENMALAGVAGAESEDEAESTPEPGSAAVRAGDVLDELDDLSGFDLVTLDTADAPAVVEHAPELLVPGGFLAVYSPFVEDSRAVVESAREAGLAVETYETIQREMDFDERGTRPSTAGVGHTGYLVFGRN from the coding sequence GTGACCGCCGTTCTGCTGGTCACCGACGACCGCGAGTATCTCCGCGAGCCGGGCGAGACCCTCGAAACCGATCTCGGCGTGCTCGACGTACCCGACGACGTCGAGCCCGGTGAGGCCCTCGAAACGCACCTCGGGACCGAGTTCCGGGTGCGGGAGCTCCGCGGCCCCGACCTGTTCAATCACTTCGATCGCACCGGCGCACCGATGATGCCCCGAGACATCGGGCTGATTGCGGGCCACACCGGCGTCGCGACCGGCGATTGCGTGCTCGACGCCGGGACCGGAACCGGCGTGCTCGCCGCGTATCTCGCGCGGGCTGGTGCGTCGGTGGTGACCTATGAACAGGACCCCGAGTTCGCCGACGTGGCGCGCGAGAACATGGCGCTCGCCGGCGTCGCCGGGGCGGAGTCGGAGGACGAAGCCGAGTCGACTCCCGAGCCAGGTAGCGCTGCGGTCCGGGCCGGTGACGTGCTCGACGAACTCGACGACCTCTCGGGGTTCGATCTCGTGACCCTCGACACCGCCGACGCGCCGGCGGTGGTCGAGCACGCGCCGGAGCTGCTGGTTCCGGGCGGGTTCCTCGCGGTCTACTCGCCGTTCGTTGAGGATTCTCGCGCGGTCGTCGAGAGTGCCCGCGAGGCCGGTCTCGCCGTCGAGACCTACGAGACCATCCAGCGTGAGATGGATTTCGACGAGCGCGGCACCCGTCCCTCGACCGCCGGCGTCGGCCACACCGGCTATCTCGTGTTCGGCCGGAACTAA
- a CDS encoding RPA12/RPB9/RPC11 RNA polymerase family protein, with the protein MADDEYADLFEEITGETGTTESQEQSEIIDVTDAEDRGLPTTDVECPECDNDRAYWYMQQIRAADESETRFFVCTECEHSWREDDH; encoded by the coding sequence ATGGCAGACGACGAATACGCCGATCTCTTCGAGGAGATCACCGGCGAGACTGGCACCACCGAGTCACAAGAACAGTCCGAGATCATCGACGTCACCGACGCCGAGGACCGGGGCCTGCCGACGACCGACGTCGAGTGTCCCGAGTGTGACAACGACCGCGCGTACTGGTACATGCAGCAGATCCGGGCGGCCGACGAGTCCGAAACCCGGTTTTTCGTCTGTACCGAGTGCGAGCACAGCTGGCGCGAGGACGATCACTAG
- a CDS encoding MFS transporter, with protein sequence MVFRRLWEWFRATFLGTDRRVLVLALARMADSIANSFLIVVLPLYLASGQIPIEGLVGIEVGPITVSEELLIGIVLSLFGFLNSLGQPFTGRLSDRTGRRRPFILGGLALLGVASAAYAFVDNYYAVVAFRMLQGLGAALTIPATVALVNELATSVDRGENFGVFNTFRLLGFGLGPIVAGVLITGGLSGTSVVTYRLFGTTVSGFEAAFAVAVLGAAVSFALVTLLVSDPPETEAAAGEDLSVAIRDPTGEHLFDPVFTLGLATLFMAIGIGLFATLQELINSRLDQGPFLFSVEFAAVVIANVVLQVPIGQASDRYGRRPFIVAGFVLLVPTTFVQGIVTEPLLMIAVRLGQGVAVAMVFAPALALAGDLAGEGQSGTQLSILTMAFGLGVAIGPLASGFLVGFGFVYPFAFGAVLAAIGLVFVYTQVEETVSDTAAPGGDIVPQDD encoded by the coding sequence ATGGTTTTTCGACGCTTGTGGGAGTGGTTTCGCGCCACGTTCCTCGGCACCGACCGCCGGGTGCTCGTGCTCGCGCTCGCTCGGATGGCCGACTCGATCGCGAACTCTTTTCTCATCGTGGTGTTGCCGCTCTATCTCGCCAGCGGGCAGATTCCGATCGAAGGGTTGGTCGGCATCGAGGTGGGTCCGATCACGGTGTCGGAGGAGCTCCTCATCGGGATCGTGCTCTCGCTGTTCGGCTTTCTCAACAGCCTCGGCCAGCCGTTCACTGGTCGGCTGTCGGATCGAACCGGTCGACGCCGGCCGTTCATCCTCGGCGGACTCGCACTGCTCGGGGTCGCGAGCGCCGCCTACGCGTTCGTCGACAACTACTACGCGGTCGTCGCCTTCCGGATGCTCCAGGGACTCGGCGCGGCGCTCACCATCCCGGCGACGGTCGCGCTGGTGAACGAGCTCGCGACCTCGGTCGATCGGGGCGAGAACTTCGGCGTGTTCAACACCTTCCGGCTGCTCGGCTTCGGCCTCGGACCGATCGTCGCCGGCGTCCTCATCACCGGCGGACTGTCCGGGACGAGCGTCGTCACGTATCGACTGTTCGGCACGACGGTTTCCGGCTTCGAGGCTGCGTTCGCCGTCGCCGTTCTCGGCGCGGCGGTGAGTTTCGCTCTGGTGACGCTGCTGGTTTCGGACCCGCCGGAGACCGAGGCCGCCGCCGGCGAGGATCTCTCGGTGGCGATCCGCGATCCGACCGGCGAGCACCTCTTCGATCCGGTGTTCACCCTCGGCCTCGCCACGCTCTTCATGGCCATCGGCATCGGCCTCTTCGCGACGCTTCAGGAGTTGATCAACAGCCGACTCGACCAGGGACCGTTCCTGTTCAGTGTCGAGTTCGCCGCCGTGGTCATCGCGAACGTCGTTCTTCAGGTTCCGATCGGCCAGGCGAGCGACCGCTACGGCCGCCGCCCGTTCATCGTCGCCGGATTCGTCCTGCTCGTCCCCACGACGTTCGTTCAAGGGATCGTGACCGAACCCCTGCTGATGATCGCCGTCCGGCTCGGCCAGGGCGTGGCGGTGGCGATGGTGTTCGCACCGGCACTCGCGCTCGCGGGCGATCTCGCTGGCGAGGGTCAGTCGGGCACGCAGCTCTCGATCCTCACGATGGCGTTCGGGCTCGGCGTCGCCATCGGCCCGCTCGCCTCCGGCTTTCTCGTCGGGTTCGGGTTCGTCTACCCCTTCGCGTTCGGGGCCGTGCTCGCGGCGATCGGCCTCGTGTTCGTCTACACTCAAGTCGAGGAGACGGTCTCCGATACCGCCGCGCCAGGTGGCGACATCGTCCCGCAGGACGACTAA